TTAGAATTGAAATTTTGGGTCTTAGAAGTGATGGCCTGATAGTCCAAGTTTATATCTTGCAACTGGATCAGCAAAGAATCTATATCAGTTTGAAAGTGGTTCAATTGGCTCAAATTGAcattcaagatcttgagaaAAGTTTGCACCTCATGTTGACTCAACTGGTTGATTCTGTTTACACGATCAAAGTCGTACTCCACCGAGCCACTGAAAAGTTCCTTTTCAAGAACACCAGCCCATATCTTGTCGAAGTCGGATTCTGTGAAGGGATGGAGGAGATGTAGATCTTTGGGCAGCTTGTTGAACATTGGAAAGGATTTCGATCTGACCACCAGCGGGCGGGACGAGTCTCTAACAGAATCATCTTCCGAGGAGCCATTTGACTCGTGTTCATTGAGATGAGGTCCGTCCAGCGCAATGGACTGGACTAAAGACTTGCTTCGAGATCTGGCCATCTAGTGGTCAAAATTACCAGCGGTGCAAAGTATAAGCGCGATTCGAAGTCGCGAACATTTTAATTTATTTATTCAATTTGCAAACAGCACTGATAATGATAGATCCAAGAGATGAGGTGGTGAATTCAGATGAAGAGCTCACTGGAGATGAACTTGAGGAGTTGCTTGACCTTCAAAAGGAGTacgatttgaagaagcaacaacttttggagaagaagaacaaagatGCCGCTGGGTCCAAGACGTTTATTGAAGGTCTTAACGCAGTCGCAGCCAAACCTATCAAGCTCATTGATTTGGATAAACGATTGTTTGAGTTCGACATTGACCAGGGAAAAAGTGAACCTTGTCATGAGGTTGATCCCTTGTCAAAAGAGATGATGCGAACGCGATACCATTCAGCTCAGACAATTAATGAAACcctcaagaagaacgaTATCAAATTATTGAGTGTCAATAGAGCACTCGCCAAAATAGTGAAGCCTGACTTCAAAGAACCACAGTACGACAACTGGGCTTTCTTTGGGTACATAATTGATAAATCAGACTTTCTTACCACTACCAAAAACGAAAAGTACGTTCGGTTCCAAATAGGGACATTTACTAATACCATCTCCCTCAACCTTTTTGGAGACGCGTACAAACGGTACTGGAAGTTAATAGTAGGtgagttggtgatggtgcTAAATCCAAACATATACAAACACACAAAGGGATTTGACTTTTTCCTCACAGAGAATCTAAAcagtttggtggtgatcgGGGttattgaaggaattggcAAGTGTCAAGCACCTGGGTGCAAGAAGTATATCAGTACTAAATTCAAGCTTTGTGAATACCACGAGCTTCaagaggaaaagaagatgttgaagaataaGCGGATGGAGTTGAATGGGTCTATCAAGCTATTCAATCCTCTTGAGCGAAGTATTAATGAAGAGTCAAGAATCTATCAGAACCGAAGTCAGTTTGattcttcaaagtatttTCGAGAGGATATACTTCAAAAGCAAGGATCCAAGCGCAAGTTAATGGATGCAAGAGCtaacaacaacttggagaagaagcttATGAAGATGCTGAATACGCccaagtttgaaaaaattggaCTTTTGAAACTGAGATCccgtcaacttgaacaagcaAGAGCCAAGACGGTGGAGGCCCATAACAACGTTAGAGACGAGTTTCGGTCGCTTACAGAGGGCAAAAAGATTAATTTGGGCATGAGTAAAACAGATAAGATAGCCAAGCGAAACAAGTGGCTGTCAACGGTGGAGACGTTGAAAATGGATCAGAAACAGGTCCGGGAAGCCAGTCGACAAGCCCTGAAGGAGAACAAGAGGCAACAGAAAGCGGAAgaaagtgatgatgatttggagaTCCAGTTTACCCCCCAACAACTCCAGTCGTATAAGCAAATCAGAAAAGACTAGGAAGTCAGTGTACGAGATTCTGTCTGGAGACTATAGTCCAATCATCTGTTGGGGGAAGGTCAAGAGATGTCACATGCCGAGATAAAACTGCTACTTCACTGCATTACTTGGTGCTATAAACAATTACTAGTCAGGCATATGAAAATATTCCCATTAATCTATTCCAATGGCCTTCACACGTATTTCTCCTTGTTCCAAATTACCTACTCACATGCAATTGAATATCCGGAGTTTGTTCCGATATCCAATGCATTATTAGAGAGGGGACTATCTAAAAGATGCACACTCAACAATTTTGTCGACACGCCACGACCTTTGTTTGCGTGAAGACATAACCTCCATGTGAATTATCTAAATCAAAGATATAAATATGGCCCTAAATAGCTATCAGCCTAATTCTCTCCAGATTATTAATATGTCGTTTAAGGAACATTTTTCTGAACATTCATCTAAATGGTACGTCGCTATTCCAGCCGTGTTGGTACTTTATTTAGTACTCTCCAGTATTCAAGCCCGAATATTTGCATATAAAAGAGGTTGCAAAGCACCAGCTTATGCTAAAGGTGGTCGTTTTGGTCTCGTTCTTCTAAAGAACGCTATCAAGGCAAAGAATGAAGGAACTTTGGACAGGTTTAGCGAAGTGTCTTTGGGTGCAACCATGACATCCAAAATTAGTCTTGGTGGTGTAGTGCCAGTTATTCTTACTAGAGATCCTGAAAATATCAAGGCCCTTTTGGGTACTCAATTCAATGACTTTGCCTTAGGAACCAGACATGCTCATTTCAAGCCACTTTTGGGAGATGGTATTTTTACCTTGGATGGCCAGGGATGGAAAGACTCCAGATCCATGTTGAGGCCCCAATTCTCCAGAGAACAGGTAGCACATGTCAGATCATTGGAACCCCATATTCAGCTTTTGCGCAAACATATTCAGAAGTTTGGAGGTAAAGAGTTTGATATTCAAGaatatttcttcaagttcaccatcGACACTGCCACAGAATTTTTGTTTGGAGAGTCGGTCGACACCTTGAAAGATGCAAGTATTGGTGAAGTACCAGATATAGAGTTTGCTGCCAAGCATCAGTTTGCTGACAGTTTCAATGTTTCTCAGGTGTACTTGTCGACTAGAGCATATTCCCAGATTTTTTATTTtcttatcaacaacaaggaaTTCAGAGAAAGTAACAGCAGAGTACACGATTTCACCAATTACTTTGTTGATAAGGTATTGGAAAGTGACCCTGAAAAGTTGAGTGAAATGTCTAAGGGGGGATACACCTTTTTATACGAATTGGCCAAACAGACCAG
Above is a window of Yamadazyma tenuis chromosome 1, complete sequence DNA encoding:
- a CDS encoding uncharacterized protein (EggNog:ENOG503NWBF; COG:Q), whose amino-acid sequence is MSFKEHFSEHSSKWYVAIPAVLVLYLVLSSIQARIFAYKRGCKAPAYAKGGRFGLVLLKNAIKAKNEGTLDRFSEVSLGATMTSKISLGGVVPVILTRDPENIKALLGTQFNDFALGTRHAHFKPLLGDGIFTLDGQGWKDSRSMLRPQFSREQVAHVRSLEPHIQLLRKHIQKFGGKEFDIQEYFFKFTIDTATEFLFGESVDTLKDASIGEVPDIEFAAKHQFADSFNVSQVYLSTRAYSQIFYFLINNKEFRESNSRVHDFTNYFVDKVLESDPEKLSEMSKGGYTFLYELAKQTRDRTVLRDQALNILLAGRDTTAGLLSFTFYELSRNPVVWETLRTAVLQEFGSGTEEDISNISFETLKKCEYLKWVLNEALRLYPSVPNNFRVATKNTTLPKGGGKDESAPIYVGKGTTVAYSIIATHQMEAYYGRDAKVFKPERWATQNKLGWAYLPFNGGPRICLGQQFALTEASYVVVRLCQMFSQISTTDTVYPPKKNIQLTMCLQDGAHISLS
- a CDS encoding uncharacterized protein (BUSCO:EOG092618UZ), coding for MIDPRDEVVNSDEELTGDELEELLDLQKEYDLKKQQLLEKKNKDAAGSKTFIEGLNAVAAKPIKLIDLDKRLFEFDIDQGKSEPCHEVDPLSKEMMRTRYHSAQTINETLKKNDIKLLSVNRALAKIVKPDFKEPQYDNWAFFGYIIDKSDFLTTTKNEKYVRFQIGTFTNTISLNLFGDAYKRYWKLIVGELVMVLNPNIYKHTKGFDFFLTENLNSLVVIGVIEGIGKCQAPGCKKYISTKFKLCEYHELQEEKKMLKNKRMELNGSIKLFNPLERSINEESRIYQNRSQFDSSKYFREDILQKQGSKRKLMDARANNNLEKKLMKMSNTPKFEKIGLLKSRSRQLEQARAKTVEAHNNVRDEFRSLTEGKKINLGMSKTDKIAKRNKWSSTVETLKMDQKQVREASRQASKENKRQQKAEESDDDLEIQFTPQQLQSYKQIRKD